TTCTTTTTGTTTTATTCTTTCAATTAAACCTTCAATATTTAAATCGTGAGGTGAAACACCCTCTATTGGTGATATTAAGCCTCCTAATACATGATAATGACCTTTATACTGAAGTGTGTTTTCTATAGCAATAATATCCCTCAAATCTTCTACAACACAAATAATAGATGGATCTCTATCTAAATTATTGCATATATCACATAAATCCGACTTAGAAATATTATAGCAATTTTTACAGTATGTAGTTTCATTAACTAATTTTTGAATTGAAATTGCAATATTTTGAGCAATATTTTTATTCCTTAATAAATATATTACCAGTCTAAGTGCAGTTTTTTTTCCAATGCCAGGAAAGTTTGATATTGCATCAACTGCGTTTTGTATAAGATGGGATGGAAAATTCATTTTTCAAAAATAGACAATTATCATAGATATTATAAGTAATTTTTTTTTCTTTGTTCTATGATGTCTCCAATTACTATAACTTTAATTATTGTTGTATATTTTTCAATTCTAATTTTTATTTCAAAAAAAACATCAAAAAATTCTAGCGATGAGGCATTTTTTGTAGGTGATAGACAGTCTCCTTGGTATATAGTTGCATATGGTATGATAGGAGCTACATTATCAGGTATTACTTTTTTGTCCGTTCCTGGTTGGGTGTGCGATTCAGAGTTTTTTTATATGCAAATGGTTTTAGGCTATGTCCCAGGTTATTTATTTGTTGCCTATGTTCTTATGCCTATATATTATCGTATGAAAGTATATTCAATTTATGAGTATCTAAGTTTCAGATTTGGTTATTATTCACATAAAAGTGGTGCAGGTTTCTTTTTTTTATCTAGATTATTGGGTGCATCCTTGAGGTTGTACTTG
The window above is part of the Flavobacteriales bacterium TMED191 genome. Proteins encoded here:
- the recR gene encoding recombination protein RecR, which encodes MNFPSHLIQNAVDAISNFPGIGKKTALRLVIYLLRNKNIAQNIAISIQKLVNETTYCKNCYNISKSDLCDICNNLDRDPSIICVVEDLRDIIAIENTLQYKGHYHVLGGLISPIEGVSPHDLNIEGLIERIKQKEKSEIIFALCASMDGETTSYYLYKKIKDYTENITTISKGVAIGGEIEYTDQITLGRAITNRYSFEKTLK